In a genomic window of Deltaproteobacteria bacterium:
- a CDS encoding phosphate transport system regulatory protein PhoU yields the protein MKKHYAEQLGGIREMVLRMGGLVEQMTRRVIQALVRRDTGLLAEVRAMESKVNQLHVEIDEACLEIIALRQPAAVDLRFITAAMKIIVDMERIGDQAINIVERA from the coding sequence ATGAAGAAGCACTACGCGGAGCAGCTGGGGGGAATCCGGGAGATGGTCCTCCGGATGGGGGGGCTGGTCGAGCAGATGACGCGACGGGTGATCCAGGCGCTCGTCCGGCGGGACACCGGACTCCTCGCCGAGGTCCGGGCGATGGAATCGAAGGTCAACCAGCTCCACGTCGAGATCGACGAGGCGTGCCTGGAGATCATCGCCCTGCGGCAGCCGGCGGCCGTCGACCTGCGGTTCATCACGGCCGCGATGAAGATCATCGTGGACATGGAGCGGATCGGCGACCAGGCGATCAACATCGTCGAGCGCGCGG